One genomic region from Nitrospirota bacterium encodes:
- the acsC gene encoding acetyl-CoA decarbonylase/synthase complex subunit gamma, with the protein MALSGVEIFKHLPKTNCKKCGHPTCLAFAMKLAAKQASLDACPDASEDAKKILGESAAPPIRGISLGTGPKAVKVGEEICMFRHEKKFFNPNVFAVAIKASEAGDAAAKKIDAVNKSEIDRVGQKLRVDAIAVTDEGGDAAKFASVVKQVVDGAPGVPVILVSKNAATIEAGIAHCADKKPLIYAATAENAEAMAKIAKEKKASLAVAADGLEALTALAEKVKGMGVDDLVLDSGARKAKDMIEHFTIIRRAAIKKNFKPLGYPIITFATRDNSVSETIAAAVGTMKYASIIVLSNVEKWKMLALLSLRQNIYTDPQVPMQVAQNIYKVGDAKDGSPLMITTNFSLSYFIVRGEVENSKVPSWLAVMDNEGLSVLTAWAAGKFTASKIAQFITESGVEKSTGHKELIIPGYVAILSGALEEKLPGWKITVGPREANQLPTFLKARA; encoded by the coding sequence ATGGCACTCTCCGGTGTTGAAATATTCAAGCATTTGCCGAAAACCAACTGCAAGAAGTGCGGCCATCCCACCTGCCTCGCCTTCGCCATGAAGCTGGCCGCCAAGCAGGCAAGCCTTGATGCCTGTCCGGACGCGTCCGAGGATGCAAAGAAGATACTGGGCGAATCAGCCGCACCGCCGATCCGGGGCATTTCCCTGGGCACGGGCCCGAAGGCCGTGAAGGTCGGCGAAGAAATCTGCATGTTCCGCCACGAGAAAAAATTCTTCAACCCGAACGTGTTCGCCGTTGCGATCAAGGCCTCCGAGGCCGGAGACGCTGCAGCAAAGAAGATCGACGCCGTGAACAAATCCGAGATCGACCGCGTGGGCCAGAAGCTGCGGGTCGACGCCATTGCCGTGACCGATGAAGGCGGCGATGCGGCCAAGTTCGCCTCCGTCGTGAAGCAGGTCGTGGACGGTGCTCCCGGCGTGCCGGTCATCCTGGTGAGCAAGAATGCCGCGACGATCGAAGCGGGCATTGCCCATTGCGCCGACAAGAAGCCGCTCATCTATGCCGCCACCGCCGAGAACGCCGAGGCCATGGCAAAGATCGCGAAGGAGAAGAAGGCGTCCCTCGCCGTTGCCGCCGATGGCCTCGAAGCGCTGACCGCGCTTGCCGAGAAGGTCAAGGGGATGGGCGTGGACGACCTGGTCCTCGATTCGGGGGCCCGCAAGGCCAAGGACATGATCGAGCACTTTACCATCATTCGCCGTGCCGCCATCAAGAAAAACTTCAAGCCCCTCGGCTATCCGATCATCACCTTCGCAACGCGCGATAACTCCGTGTCCGAAACCATCGCCGCAGCGGTCGGGACAATGAAGTACGCTTCGATCATCGTCCTGAGCAATGTCGAAAAGTGGAAGATGCTGGCGCTGCTGTCCCTGCGCCAGAACATATACACCGATCCTCAGGTCCCGATGCAGGTGGCGCAGAACATTTACAAGGTCGGTGACGCCAAAGACGGCTCTCCGCTCATGATCACGACCAACTTCTCGCTTTCCTACTTCATCGTGCGTGGCGAGGTGGAGAACAGCAAGGTGCCGTCCTGGCTCGCGGTCATGGACAACGAAGGCCTGTCCGTGCTCACGGCCTGGGCAGCCGGCAAGTTTACGGCAAGCAAGATCGCGCAGTTCATCACCGAGAGCGGCGTGGAGAAGAGCACCGGCCACAAGGAGCTTATCATCCCCGGGTACGTCGCGATCCTCTCCGGGGCTCTGGAGGAAAAACTGCCGGGCTGGAAGATCACCGTGGGCCCGCGCGAAGCGAACCAGCTCCCGACCTTCCTGAAGGCGAGAGCGTAA